In Mytilus galloprovincialis chromosome 1, xbMytGall1.hap1.1, whole genome shotgun sequence, the following are encoded in one genomic region:
- the LOC143051727 gene encoding uncharacterized protein LOC143051727, translating into MTNNSNHSRPALPDRIDRLSDRGTLDRIDRGSSGRTETTDRTLVLPAYTLNGRHANFASQRELVETDDDEFTVPILPMGLAVTCGVLNFILPGFGTIIAGLCAPCCAKSELGIKDYSCVSACVIIGVGFLQLLLTACFLIGWVWSAIWGIALIGTASDFSNYNPLDPESTYWRNRPSSNRSRRSIRPRSNFIYPMRAPSNVDYNSPPPPYQMFGSPPPRYASRPSSERYRSTTASPLTTDTRRLNDVSSARTMTTTQIMEDSSEVMSWDCPQCNRVYEADIRKHLCRRCSRDVCGRCYTKVLRTRAEDRVSVCDKCFTEVSQDPRTQRI; encoded by the exons ATGACAAATAATTCAAACCATTCTAGACCTGCATTACCCGATAGGATAGATAGATTATCAGACAGAGGAACACTTGATAGGATAGATAGAGGATCAAGTGGGAGAACAGAAACGACAGATAGAACTTTAGTACTTCCAGCATATACACTGAATGGAAGACATGCTAATTTTGCTAGTCAACGTGAACTTGTGGAAACAGATGACGATGAATTCACAGTACCAATACTTCCTATGGGATTAGCCGTAACATGTGGTGTTCTTAACTTTATTTTACCTGGATTCG GGACTATTATAGCTGGACTATGTGCTCCTTGTTGTGCGAAGTCTGAACTAGGAATAAAAGACTACAGTTGTGTGTCTGCTTGTGTTATTATAGGAGTAGGATTTCTCCAACTTCTTCTGACAGCTTGTTTTCTGATAGGTTGGGTATGGAGTGCAATATGGGGAATAGCATTGATAGGAACAGCAT CTGATTTTTCAAATTACAATCCGTTAGATCCAGAATCAACATACTGGCGGAACAGACCATCATCTAACCGATCCCGGCGAAGTATAAGGCCTCGATCAAACTTCATCTATCCTATGAGAGCACCATCAAACGTAGACTATAATAGTCCTCCCCCTCCGTACCAAATGTTCGGATCACCTCCACCTCGTTACGCATCTAGACCTTCATCCGAAAGATACAGAAGTACTACAGCATCACCATTAACAACAGATACAAGACGTCTAAATGATGTGTCATCTGCAAGAACT aTGACTACAACACAAATAATGGAAGATTCTAGTGAAGTTATGTCTTGGGATTGTCCCCAGTGCAATAGAGTATATGAGGCTGATATTCGTAAA CATCTTTGTCGGCGTTGTTCAAGAGATGTTTGTGGAAGGTGTTATACTAAGGTATTGAGAACTCGTGCTGAAGACAGAGTATCAGTGTGTGATAAATGTTTTACAGAAGTCTCACAGGATCCGAGGACGCAAAGaatctga
- the LOC143051753 gene encoding uncharacterized protein LOC143051753: MGLGEGSGCRPRARAKKDRKYIPAMPMPLAVICCILNFLVPGIGTIIAGFCVCCCARNEDMTCCDKFCSFFLSVLFGLLQIILAPILFVGWVWSCFWGVSFIGMSKEYYHDNKPFDDAQPNTVVTSQPGANPRNLGQWSSPPGGPYGGQPGPSQGYYPQGGQYPGQTGPGPGYFPGGHTGYPQGQSNQSPIAPSAPPAEDNPGYPHPGYHEPPPGYHEPPPGYHESPPPYDVNDPHPKK, encoded by the exons ATGGGACTAGGAGAAGGTAGTGGTTGTAGGCCCAGGGCCAGGGCCAAGAAAGACAGGAAATATATCCCGGCAATGCCCATGCCCCTGGCAGTAATATGTTGTATATTAAATTTTCTAGTTCCAGGTATAG gTACAATTATAGCTGGTTTTTGCGTGTGTTGTTGTGCTAGAAATGAAGATATGACGTGTTGTGACAAGTTCTGTAGTTTCTTTTTAAGTGTTTTGTTTGGACTTTTACAAATTATACTCGCACCAATACTTTTTGTTGGATGGGTATGGAGCTGTTTTTGGGGAGTTTCGTTCATTGGAATGTCAA aGGAATACTATCATGATAATAAACCATTTGATGATGCACAACCAAATACCGTAGTGACCAGTCAACCTGGTGCAAATCCTCGTAATCTTGGTCAGTGGAGTTCACCGCCTGGAGGACCATACGGTGGACAGCCTGGTCCAAGTCAAGGATACTATCCTCAAGGGGGTCAATATCCTGGACAGACTGGCCCAGGACCAGGATACTTTCCAGGAGGACATACAGGGTATCCACAAGGACAATCTAATCAATCACCTATTGCTCCTTCTGCACCTCCGGCGGAAGACAACCCGGGATATCCACATCCGGGATATCATGAACCACCACCAGGATATCATGAACCACCACCAGGGTATCATGAGTCACCACCTCCTTATGATGTCAATGATCCACATCCAAAGaaataa